The following nucleotide sequence is from Devosia salina.
GACACGACTCTAGGTGGTCACCCATTCGTCGAACTGGCGCGCGAACTGGACGGACAGGTCGTCGCCACCACCCTCGATACTTCGCGTTGGACCCTGCCGGGCGATCAGAACTGCGTCTTCGTGCTGATTTCGGGATCAGGCGCAGTAACCACGGCAAGCGAAGCCGTACCCCTGCAGGCGCCCAACCTGATCTGGATTCCCGCCGGACAGCGGGCCGAGCTGATGCTGCTGGCCGGATCGCGGGGGGCTTGGCTCACTATGTCGAACGCAGCGCTAGGGCAAATCGCCCTGCCCGGCCATATTGCCGAAGACATGCGGCGGTTTGCGGCCAGGCCTCAACTGGGAACGCGGATCGAGCGAGAAGTCGCCGCCCGTCTCGCGACCCTTTTCACCCTCATGACTGAGGAATTGCGCGCCAGCGTCTCCGGCTCGGAGGACATGGTGAGACACCAATTGGCGATCGTGGCTATTCTGCTCTGGCGCATATCCGACCTGGCGCCCTCCACCGCCCGGCCGGCCCCGCGCACCATCGTCAGCAACTTTCTCTCCATGGTGGACCTGCAAATGCGTAGCCATTGGTCAGTGG
It contains:
- a CDS encoding helix-turn-helix domain-containing protein produces the protein MRKLDTTLGGHPFVELARELDGQVVATTLDTSRWTLPGDQNCVFVLISGSGAVTTASEAVPLQAPNLIWIPAGQRAELMLLAGSRGAWLTMSNAALGQIALPGHIAEDMRRFAARPQLGTRIEREVAARLATLFTLMTEELRASVSGSEDMVRHQLAIVAILLWRISDLAPSTARPAPRTIVSNFLSMVDLQMRSHWSVGDYARYLGVSVDRLTSAVQRATGQTPLGLIHARLFAEARLMIENSGLQIAEISAHLGFDDPAYFSRFFKRLSGKSPRQFRQDAAMSQVRDGGSYAAWP